Part of the Mytilus trossulus isolate FHL-02 chromosome 2, PNRI_Mtr1.1.1.hap1, whole genome shotgun sequence genome is shown below.
CTAGAATACTTTTATATACCTCACTTAAAGCACATGTTTTTCCTAAATCAAAAACACATATGTTTGATATATCCAAGACACTTCATTTAAAGCACTAAAATATGCTTCACCCAACGCATGTGAGTTTGCTAAATAAAAAGCATTTCTATATGATACACTAAAAGCATGTATGCATGATACACTAAAAGCATGTATGCATGATACACTTATAACATTTATACTTATACTATGCGCtgttggctttgctcattgctgtAGGCCGTGAGGCGacctataaatgttaatttctggGTCATTTATCCTATTGAAGAGAGTTGTCTCccttgcaatcataccacgtcttcttttttttatattcaacaaAAGCACTGATGTAGACTTCGCTGATTACAACATGTATGCTACATCAAAAGAACCTTATGATTGTTTTAGATTTGACAATTGTTTAAGACCTTCACATAAACCTCCAtatcatgatttgtttttagACTTGAACACTATTTAAAAACCTcctcaattattttttaaccttGATCCCTTGTTAAAGACATACAATGGAGCCTCCTTctgaatgtttgtttttatgttttcgagtttatgattttttataagCTACACATAACACACCAATATATGCTACATCAAAATACCTATGTTTGCTACAGTAAACGCTGGTTTATGTGCTTCATCAAAGGcacaaatacatttatatatgctACAGGAAAAACACTTATATATATGCAAACCGGtattcaaaaaaaattatagtatgctacatcaaaacatttatataagcTACTGCACATGTAAACATCTATGCCACTCACACCTGTCTATGCTGCATGGATCATACTGACGTATGCTACACCAAATACACTTACATATGCTacagcatacatgtactaatgaAGTATAATACACCAAACAAACTAGCATATGCTATTACACTCATTGATGTATATCCGCAATCTGAAATCCCCATCAAAGTctgaaaataacaacaaaacattgagaccttttttttgtctaaacaaTTTCAGTTTTAATGGTGACCTTATGTTCGATGGTTTGATATATCTACTGACTCTAATGAAGCttcttgatttgttttaaaccTATACACTTGTTAAAATCTTCTCCAGAACATCCTTCATAAACTTTTTTCAGACTTGAACACTTGTTAAAGACCTTTACAATGTTTGTTTTAGACCTTACCGCTTGGCTAAGACATTCacaatgtttgtttttaccttGAACacttgttaaacatgttaaagaccttcaaataaacttttttctGAATGTCTGTTTTAGACTTGAACACTTGTTAAAGACCTTCAAAGGAACCTCTTACTGGATGTCTATTTTAGACTTGAACACTTGTTTAAGACCTTTACAGGAACCTCTTACTGAATGTTTGTTTAAGACTTGAACACTTGTTAAAGACCTTCAAAGGAACCTCTTACTGGATGTCTATTTTAGACTTTAACACTTGTTAAAGACCTTCACAGGAACCTCTTACTGAATGTTTGTTTTAGACTTGAACACTTGTTAAAGACCTTCAAAGGAACCTCTTACTGGATGTCTATTTTATACTTGAACACTTGTTAAAGACCTTCATAGGAACCTCTTACCGAATGTTTGTTTTAGACTTGAATGCTTGTTTTAGACTTGAACACTTGTTGAAGACATTCACAGGAGCCTCAATcctaatatttgttttagacTTGAACACTTGTTAAAGACCTTCATAGGAACCTCTTACTGAATGTCTGTTTTAGACTTGAACACTTGTTAAAGACCTTCAAAGGAACCTCTTACTGGATGTCTATTTTAGACTTGAACACTTGTTTAAGACCTTTACAGGAACCTATTACTGAATGTTTGTTTTAGACTTGAACACGTGTTAAAGACCTTCAAAGGAACCTCTTACTGGATGTCTATTTTAGACTTGAACACTTGTTAAAGACCTTCACAGGAACCTCTTACTGAATGTTTGTTTTAGACTTGAACACTTGTTAAAGACCTTCAAAGGAACCTCTTACTGGATGTCTATTTTATACTTGAACACTTGTTAAAGACCTTCATAGGAACCTCTTACCGAATGTTTGTTTTAGACTTGAATGCTTGTTTTAGACTTGAACACTTGTTGAAGACATTCACAGGAGCCTCAATcctaatatttgttttagacTTGAACACTTGTTAAAGACCTTCATAGGAACCTCTTACCGAATGTCTGTTTTAGACTTGAACACTTGTTAAAGACCTTCAAAGGAACCTCTTACTGGATGTCTATTTTAGACTTGAACACTTGTTTAAGACCTTTACAGGAACCTCTTACTGAATGTTTGTTTTAGACTTGAACACTTGTTAAAGACCTTCAACGGAACCTCTTACTGGATGTCTATTTTAGACTTGAACACTTGTTAAAGACCTTCACAGGAACCTCTTACTGAATGTTTGTTTTAGACTTGAACACTTGTTAAAGACCTTCAAAGGAACCTCTTACTGGATGTCTATTTTATACTTGAACACTTGTTAAAGACCTTCATAGGAACCTCTTACCGAATGTTTGTTTTAGACTTGAATGCTTGTTTTAGACTTGAACACTTGTTGAAGACATTCACAGGAGCCTCAATcctaatatttgttttagacTTAAATACTTGTTAAAGACCTTCACGTGAACCTCTTACTGAATGTTTATTTGAGAATTGAACACTTGTTAAATACCTTTACAAGAACTCCTCATTGTTTGTTTAAGACTTGAAAATTTGCTAAAGACCTTCACACGAACCTTACTCCTAATGTATGTTTTAGACTTGAACACCTGATAAAGACCTTTAATGAACATCACTCTTAATGTTTGTCTGAGACTTTACAATTGTTAAAAAGatcttcacaatttttgaaTGATTGTTTAGACTTCAACAATTGTTTAAAAGACCTTCACATAAAGTTCCTTTAAAAAGgttagttttaaattttaacacttaTTAAAGACCTCCTCACTATTTGTTTAGACTTGAAAACCTATTAAAGACCTTCACAGGAGCCTTACTCCTAATGTTTATTTTAGCCTTGAACACTTGTTaaagaccttcaattgaccccttctgaatgtttgtttttaacttgAACACTTGTTAAAGACCCTCAAGGGAACCTCCTTTTCAAAGTTTGTTAGACTTGAACACTTCTTTTACAATGTATCAATGTGGATCTATAGAAGAACAACTTAGCTAAGAATGAGATCACttgacccccctttttgacAATAGAAGCTTTATTGAACTTTTACAATACCTTATTTCCCCCTCTTTTTTTATAGATGAGTATTAGAATCCCTATTGCTCATTATTTATCCAATAAAACCTTggttttttgtacatgtatttcaaacTCAGTTGGGTCatacttttaacaatattttagtCAACTCTATGAAAGTGAATATCTTATCTGCACAGGTAGGTCTAAAACCTCAATGTTGTttaattattacatgtataagtgtAAATATGTCTTTAAATGAACTATAACTGACCTTCATTTTGTAAGctttcaactacatgtattttaaaaataactattaATAAGGTAAATTTGTTATTCATGTTTACTGATCAGACTTCATTTTCATTGTAGGCAATATAACGCAgtcattaattaaaattaaaagtttattaaGCCATTACCGCACAGCAAACATATACACATTATAAAGTGCTTTTGGGAAACCTTTCTGTTTTCTATCTAATATTATTTTGAGACCGGCTTTTTCTATGAGAGATCTGAGATTGTCTAAACTTCTAGTATAACTACTGTCTTCTGAGTCAAACTCTCGCTCATCAGAGGTTACattttctttaacaaaaatcaaaccaTTTTCTGAAAGTCCTTTTTGACATCTTTGAAAGAACTTTATTAAATCGTCATCTTTCAAATGTCCTAAAACCCATTGACACCAAATCACATTATAATGTCCTTCTGCTGGACAAAAGTCTTGTAATCCAGAACAAAATCGGTtcttgacttttgaaaattctTCTCCAATAAAAGCTGGTGCCTGGTCTAAGAAATTCTGGCTGAGCTCCACCATGTCAACTTCTTTGAAGATTGGTAATAAAAGTCTTTTTGTAATTCTG
Proteins encoded:
- the LOC134708112 gene encoding N-terminal Xaa-Pro-Lys N-methyltransferase 1-A-like, which codes for MDQGIEKFYGDAKKHWESIPPTVDGMLGGFAKISPTDINGSREFIRPFITMGGGETETTRALDCGAGIGRITKRLLLPIFKEVDMVELSQNFLDQAPAFIGEEFSKVKNRFCSGLQDFCPAEGHYNVIWCQWVLGHLKDDDLIKFFQRCQKGLSENGLIFVKENVTSDEREFDSEDSSYTRSLDNLRSLIEKAGLKIILDRKQKGFPKALYNVYMFAVR